The Streptomyces sp. SS1-1 genome has a segment encoding these proteins:
- a CDS encoding WXG100 family type VII secretion target, giving the protein MTGAGSGGYRVQASGMGGEAGKLDRAAEDVGGIRKAVEDQMCYTQDTLGGSDSGPAYDNFAAAWQAEAKTLEAALHELADKVGVSQQRYEGAEHETVLSLHSAGANAGLTTMPAPAARPGTPGAGLADFD; this is encoded by the coding sequence ATGACCGGTGCGGGATCGGGCGGTTACCGGGTCCAGGCGAGCGGCATGGGCGGCGAGGCCGGAAAGCTCGACCGGGCGGCGGAGGACGTCGGCGGCATACGCAAGGCCGTCGAGGACCAGATGTGCTACACGCAGGACACGCTCGGCGGTTCGGACTCCGGCCCCGCCTACGACAACTTCGCCGCCGCGTGGCAGGCCGAGGCGAAGACACTGGAAGCCGCGCTGCACGAACTCGCCGACAAGGTCGGCGTCTCCCAGCAGAGGTACGAGGGCGCCGAGCACGAGACCGTCCTGTCCCTGCACTCCGCGGGCGCGAACGCCGGCCTCACGACCATGCCCGCACCCGCCGCCCGCCCCGGCACGCCGGGCGCCGGCCTC